In the genome of Deltaproteobacteria bacterium, the window GATCTCGACAAGGTTACATTCGCTGATGAATTCGGACGACCTTGCGATGAAAATGGCGAATTGATTTTGGATTTCGTATCCGAGCTAGATGCCGTTGAAATCGGTGAAAATTTATTGCGGGCCGGGAAGCTGAACGACGTCATCGGGCACTGCACTCGATACGTCGAGATTTACAGTGTTCCGACATTCTGGAAACTTCTTGGCGTTGCTCACGGCAGCCTCGGCGATCCGACCAGTGCTCGATTTAGTTTTTTGTCTGCGCTGAATCTCGATTCTTCGGATGCGGTTTCTCTGGGAAACTATGTGACGGCTTGTTTTGATGCCGGCGACAAAAAGTCGGCACTCGAGGCTATCGAGAGATTTTTTGAAAATATTGGCGATGATGGAAAGCAGATCATTCTTGGCGCCCTGCTTGAGGCGATAAAATCGGGCCTTGTCGCCAAACATGATCTTCCGCCAGCGATTCTTAGACTATTGAGAGAGGTCGAATGAAAACCATTCTACAAATCATTGAAGATCTAATTGCGCGATTCCCTACGGAAGTTCGAGCCGGTTTTAGCAAGGCTGATTTCATTCGATGGCTCGAAGCCGCCGGATATCCTAACGGTGAGTTCGAAGACATTTTTTGCGAGTTTAAAGATTTGGCTGAACGTGATTACCCGAAGTTCGTTTTGGACAATGGTGAAACCGTCTATTTTGTTAGTTCCGGCGTGAAGCGAGGTCGACGCTATTCAATAGAGGTCGGTCAAGAAACCATTGCTCGACTGTTTAAAGAGAGGGCGAAAGCGAAAGACCGAAGTGCGAGTTCATCTATCTTTCTGCCGACCGCTGAAGCCGTAGATAAGTTTTTATCCGAATTTGACCTTACGATTGGTGGCAACGTCATCGGACCGAACTCACTTACGATCGTTAAGAAGCCCGAAGATCTCGAATCGATTCCGAGCCAGCAGATGGGGTGCTATTTCATCTTCAGCACGCTGACCGAGCAGCAGATTCCTAATCTAAGTGCTGACGATTACGCCTGCCACAAGCGGTGGATCGACAAGGATGGATTACGCTTTCGGTGCCTTTACAACGGTAAGGGAGCGCAAACGCGAGAGCGCCTAGCCGTGCATCTCTTTAACAACTCAACACGCGAAAAAGTGCTGAATTCCGAGGGCGGCGAAGTCAAAGTGTCGGGCACTGGCGCGATGTCTCTCGACGTTATCAGTGAAGCCGATGTTCGTATCTTGGTGGAACGGAATCAATTGGATCGGAACAAACACTGGTTAAAGAAAATTGAGAAATCGATCCGCCGATATTCCCACGTACGCCATCATCCGGATGGCTATTTTCTGAATGGAATCGACATCCGCGAGGATAAGTGGAGCAAAGTCACATGGGCGGTTTGTACCGTTGAAACCGACTCTGAATTCGGAAAGATTCTTATCGAAGAAGCATTCGCTCGGAAAAACGGTCGTCCGCCGCTGTGTAGGCGTCATGGGTAGTGACGAGGTAGTTCGGCTCAAATGAGCCAGCTGTTAATTCAGAAAATCTGAATTCAACCAATGACTTACGAAATCCCGATGACCAGAGACAAAACGACCATGCATTTATTGCCCGCAAAATCCGACGAAAAACAGCTGCTCAGCTGGTCAGATCGCACCTAGCTGAAGCCGTCACCATTGTATGCCAGCATTTCCAGGGCATCAGTCTTGTAATGCCAATCCTCGTATGAGGGGCATGCGATGAAACACAACATTCTTCTGATCGATGACGACGCTGCGATTCGATCGTCGATGAAGGCCTTTTTGGAAGACGAAGGCTTTTTCGTGAAGGCAGTCGAGAGCGGCGACGAAGCCGTTGCGCTCGTTCGTCAAAAGGTCATTCCGTTCTCGTTAGCCCTCGTTGATTATCACATGCCCGGACTCAAGGGGCCGGGTGTTATAGCCAAACTCCGTGAGCACGATTCGAAGATCCACTTGCTCGGATTTTCAGGCGATGACGGAATCGACCCGCACAATGAGTCTCTCGACTCGGGTGCGCTGATGTTCGTCGCGAAGGATATCGAAAACGAAAAGCTTCTCGGCATTGTTCATCGCGTTTGCCGAGAGTTCGAAAAGAAGAATAAAGCCGTCGAGCTGACAAGTCCGTCGGAAAACCGAAAGCTCATTCAAAGTTTGAAAATCGAAGGTGCTTCGGACCATCTCGCGGAATCATGCCGTCTGGTTTTTCGATATGCGCCGTCATATCAAACAGTCTTGATTCGCGGTGAAAACGGAACTGGTAAAGAACGAATCGCTCACGCTTTACATGATCAGTCACCGTGGAGGCTTGGACCGTTCATTTCCGTCAATTGCGGAGCGATCGCGGCCGAGTTGATTGAATCCGAACTCTTTGGTCATGAGAAGGGTTCGTTTAGCGGTGCGACGGCAGCCAGAGTCGGAAAGTTTCAGGCGGCGAACGGCGGCACTTTATTTTTGGACGAGATCGGTGAATTGCCACTGCATTTGCAGCCGACACTTCTTCGCGTTCTACAAGAGGGCGAAATCACGCCGGTTGGATCGAACTCCACCAAAAAGGTGAAGGTCCGTGTTATCACCGCAACGAATGCGCCGCTTGAGGAAATGATCAAGCAACGGACGTTTCGCGAAGACCTTTTCTATCGCATCAACGCGCTTCCGATAACACTAGAACCGCTTCGTAAACGACCGGAAGACATTCCGTGTTTGATCGAATTTTTTCTTGAGAAAGCTAACGAGTCGTCGAATCCAAAGAAAGTCATTCTTGCCGAGTGCCATAGTCGGTTGATGAAACAATCCTGGCCAGGAAACATTCGCGAGCTTGCGAACGTAATCATCAGAATGCACTTGATGACCGACGGAACTGAGATATCCGAGAGCACGTTCGAGCGCGCAATTCAAACGCCAGAGCCTGCTCCTTCGAGAAAGAAAATGGAGTCGGTGGTCGACTACGAGATGTGGCGAGTACGAACGACCGACGAAGAAAAGAAAATGCTCCAAAGGGCGATCAGATCGTCTAGCAGCCTTCACGAAGCCTCTGAGCGCATTGGCATCGCGAGGAGTCGGTTGAGATCCAGAATGCGGGCCTTAGATATCGAAAATCCATTTAACGAGAGGGACTAGAATGAAATTACCGAAGATCGCCGCAGCTCTGCTGCTTTCCGTGATGAGTCATACAGCTTTGGCGCAAGAAAAAGCCGCCGCTCCCGAAATCGACACCAGTGTCTACGACAAAGAAACGATCAAACAGGCGATGGTTGTTTTGCTCAAGTCGCGCGCCGTGACTATCGAGCCAAAAAAAGGTGCGCGCATCAACCGTAGGTTGATTGAGGAGCTTCGTCGGGACGGAATCATTGAACCGGCGGCTACGAAAGCGGGTGTCGTGTGCACGGACAGTACCGGAAAATAACGACGAGGCGTGCGTGGTCGTTGTTTGGCCTATTAGTACTGATCGGAGGATCTGTGAGCTTTCTAATCTCGAAAAATGCTAACGATCAAAGCGGTGTACTTCGCGTCGCATTCCCATCCGTTCGTCCGATTGCATCCTATGAGCCGACCAATATTCACATCGCTTACGAATATATTCTGCTAGAGAACTTGTATTCGCCGCTTGTTGAAATTGATCCGAAAGGCGGGCAGGTTCTACCGGCCGTTGCCGAGTCATTTCAATGGGTGGGACCTGAGCTTCATTTCAAAATCCGCTCAAATCTTCGAACCGCATCTGGCACTCCGGTCACTGCGGCCGACGTGATGTTCTCACTTAAACGAGTCATTGTTCTCTCTCAGAATACTCATGGTAATTTCCAGGACCTGATTTGCCCTGGTGAAAGTCTGAAGAGCGCGGACGAACCCTGCTCTGGTCTAGAACTTCGCGGCGACACCGTTGTACTTAAACCAGGAACACAAAAGACCGTTCTGCTGCCGATGCTTGCGGCGATTGATTTTGCGATCATCCCGCGATCGGCGGTAGATCCGAAAACGCTCGCGATAAAAAATTACGGTGAAACAACCGG includes:
- a CDS encoding sigma-54-dependent Fis family transcriptional regulator, which encodes MKHNILLIDDDAAIRSSMKAFLEDEGFFVKAVESGDEAVALVRQKVIPFSLALVDYHMPGLKGPGVIAKLREHDSKIHLLGFSGDDGIDPHNESLDSGALMFVAKDIENEKLLGIVHRVCREFEKKNKAVELTSPSENRKLIQSLKIEGASDHLAESCRLVFRYAPSYQTVLIRGENGTGKERIAHALHDQSPWRLGPFISVNCGAIAAELIESELFGHEKGSFSGATAARVGKFQAANGGTLFLDEIGELPLHLQPTLLRVLQEGEITPVGSNSTKKVKVRVITATNAPLEEMIKQRTFREDLFYRINALPITLEPLRKRPEDIPCLIEFFLEKANESSNPKKVILAECHSRLMKQSWPGNIRELANVIIRMHLMTDGTEISESTFERAIQTPEPAPSRKKMESVVDYEMWRVRTTDEEKKMLQRAIRSSSSLHEASERIGIARSRLRSRMRALDIENPFNERD